A genomic region of Metopolophium dirhodum isolate CAU chromosome 1, ASM1992520v1, whole genome shotgun sequence contains the following coding sequences:
- the LOC132934458 gene encoding uncharacterized protein LOC132934458: METPNQYQKRCEQQNLMNTMKELQRENMNRRINCGGQLNPETGPKKRTPCCTLSPVTPTPLIKTNVCERQRLPSRNFCTTLQNECDRPELTAYGREFMANNGKLVTKCVCVKFNGLQDSCRHPGCYTKVGCLDNPFPTCPPAQQWKIDYAPKNKKNSGCYN; the protein is encoded by the exons ATGGAAACACCAAACCAATACCAAAAACGATGCGAACAACAGAATTTGATGAACACAATGAAAGAGCTTCAAAGAGAAAACATGAATAGAAGAATAAATTGTGGTGGACAATTGAATCCCGAAACGGGTCCCAAGAAGCGTACTCCTTGTTGTACGCTGTCGCCCGTGACGCCGACTCCCCTGATCAAGACCAACGTCTGCGAAAGACAGAGATTACCGAGTAGAAATTTTTGCACCACTCTTCAAAATGAATGTGACAGACCCGAACTGACCGCGTACGGAAGAGAGTTTATGGCGAACAATGGAAAATTG GTTAcgaagtgtgtgtgtgtaaaattCAACGGTCTTCAAGACTCGTGTCGGCATCCCGGGTGCTACACCAAGGTTGGATGCTTAGACAATCCGTTCCCAACTTGTCCACCTGCACAACAGTGGAAAATCGATTACGCCccaaaaaacaagaaaaacagTGGATGCTACAACTAG
- the LOC132933797 gene encoding tubulin beta chain-like encodes MREICHIQAGQCGNQIGSKFWEVISDEHGIDATGTYKGDSDLQLERINVFYTEALGGKYVPRAVLVDLEPGSMDTVRSGPYGQLFRPDNFVYGQSGAGNNWAKGHYAEGAELMDSVFDVIRKEVEGCDCLQGFQMTHSLGGGTGAGMGTLMIAKIREEYPDRMISTYSIVPSPKVSDTVVEPYNTTLSVHQLMENTDQTYCIDNEALYDICFRTLKLNTPTYGDLNHLVSAVMCGVTTCFRFPGQLNTDLRKLSVNMVPFPRLHFFITGFAPLTARGDQQYRALSVSQLVQQMFDSKNMMAACDPQNGRYLTAASIFRGRMSMKEVDEQMLNVQTKNSSHFVEWIPNNTKTAVCDIPPRGLKMSATFIGNTTAIQEMFKRVSVQFTTMFKRKAFLHWYTGEGMDELEFSEAESDMHDLVSEYQMYQEATVDAPGDIDEE; translated from the exons ATGCGGGAAATCTGCCACATACAAGCTGGACAGTGCGGAAATCAAATCGGCTCTAAA TTCTGGGAAGTGATATCTGACGAACACGGTATCGATGCAACCGGAACGTATAAAGGAGATTCCGATTTACAGTTGGAACGGATCAATGTCTTCTACACCGAGGCGCTTG GCGGAAAGTACGTGCCCCGAGCGGTCCTCGTGGATTTGGAACCCGGGAGCATGGACACGGTGAGGTCGGGTCCGTACGGTCAGTTATTCCGACCGGATAACTTCGTTTACGGACAATCCGGAGCGGGCAACAACTGGGCAAAGGGCCATTACGCCGAAGGCGCCGAGTTGATGGATTCGGTGTTCGACGTAATCAG gaAAGAAGTAGAAGGTTGCGATTGTTTGCAAGGATTCCAAATGACCCATTCGCTGGGAGGCGGTACTGGTGCCGGAATGGGCACCCTTATGATAGCAAAAATCCGTGAAGAGTATCCGGACCGCATGATTTCCACGTACAGCATTGTCCCATCGCCGAag GTGTCCGACACCGTCGTGGAACCGTACAACACGACGCTGTCCGTGCACCAGCTGATGGAGAACACCGACCAAACGTACTGCATCGACAACGAGGCACTTTACGACATCTGCTTCCGGACACTGAAGCTGAACACACCCACGTACGGTGATCTGAACCACCTGGTGTCGGCGGTTATGTGTGGGGTGACCACGTGCTTCCGTTTCCCCGGGCAACTCAACACCGACCTCCGGAAGCTGTCCGTCAACATGGTACCGTTCCCGCGACTGCACTTCTTCATCACCGGGTTCGCGCCGCTCACAGCCCGCGGCGACCAGCAGTACCGGGCACTGTCCGTCTCGCAACTGGTGCAGCAAATGTTCGACTCCAAGAACATGATGGCCGCGTGTGACCCCCAGAACGGCCGGTACCTGACCGCCGCCAGCATATTCCGCGGCCGCATGTCCATGAAGGAGGTGGACGAGCAGATGCTCAACGTACAGACGAAAAATTCCAGCCACTTCGTCGAGTGGATACCGAACAACACCAAGACGGCTGTATGCGACATACCACCCAGGGGTCTCAAGATGTCGGCCACATTTATCGGCAACACGACCGCCATCCAGGAGATGTTCAAGCGGGTGTCCGTGCAGTTCACCACCATGTTCAAGCGCAAGGCATTCTTGCACTGGTACACGGGAGAGGGCATGGATGAGCTGGAGTTCAGCGAGGCCGAGTCCGACATGCACGATCTGGTGTCCGAGTACCAGATGTACCAGGAGGCCACCGTAGACGCTCCTGGAGACATAGACGAAGAATAA
- the LOC132936180 gene encoding transmembrane GTPase Marf-like yields MSTYQDFGLAKQKLNDIFLGILNYGARAAEHLNGLSRICPYVIDGNELNLLLDYESQVEAIYEVFTHAHMKVAVFGRTSSGKSTVVNAMLRENVLPSGIGHTTNGFLQVEGSPTGYAYLSTEGILPIQYNVESATYLAHVLKNIIKPNKKKLVHVYWPKENCRLLKDDVALVDSPGIDTTPCLDEWIDGHCINADAFVLVVNAESTLMDTEMNFLHKVSKKLPNTNIFILINCPDESELFDQERKQKMKKNIDLLEKKLKEYTPHEPYSQTFLISAKEVLEFRVKVRRGLQPIIKPFSKRYLEFLDFERQLEDCISRSALLKFFNYSMHGKYLLSEMNTIMDIINIRIQEQTHFSMSQINEIQDKCNVTEEQFENITNQNSPITAADYSFSSFDSLAVEPNLPSISRVSSRDAGTQGSVLGGIVLAGFIFKTIGWSSVIAAGAIYSGVCLYEYLSWTTKAKERLLKKQYIEHATSKLQLSVGITSGNYSQQVQQELSTTFAQSDQLFDEFAINLNGEIKNVESEPNILTNLPETAMVFINDEVYWLNEDFIQFHSFLMDRI; encoded by the exons atgtcaaccTACCAGGACTTTGGCCTagctaaacaaaaattaaatgatatatttcTTGGTATACTAAACTACGGGGCCAGAGCAGCTGAACATCTaaacg gTTTGAGTAGGATATGTCCGTATGTGATCGATGGAAATGAATTAAACCTTTTATTGGATTATGAATCTCAAGTCGAAGCAATTTATGAAGTGTTCACACATGCTCATATGAAAGTTGCTGTTTTTGGcag aaCAAGCAGTGGAAAGAGTACAGTTGTAAATGCAATGTTGAGAGAAAATGTCCTCCCAAGTGGTATTGGTCATACAACTAATGGTTTTCTGCAAGTTGAAGGATCTCCTACTGGTTATGCATATTTAAGTACTGaaggtatattacctatacaatataatgtagaa tctgCTACTTATTTGGCACACGtattgaaaaacattattaaaccaaataaaaaaaaattggtacatGTGTATTGGCCAAAAGAAAACTGTAGATTATTAAAAGATGATGTAGCATTAGTTGACTCTCCAGGAATAGATACTACACCATGTTTGGATGAGTGGATTGATGGTCATTGCATTAATGCTGATGCTTTTGTGCTAGTTGTTAATGCTGAATCCACATTAATGGATAct gaGATGAATTTTCTTCAtaaagtttcaaaaaaattaccaaacacaaatatatttatattgattaactGCCCGGATGAATCCGAGTTATTTGAccag gaacgtaaacaaaaaatgaagaaaaatatagATTTGCTGGAGAAGAAATTGAAAGAATATACACCTCATGAGCCATATTCTCAAACGTTTTTAATTTCAGCTAAGGAAGTCTTAGAATTCCGTGTAAAAGTACGCAGAGGACTACAGCCAATTATCAAACCATTTAGTAAGAGATATTTGGAGTTTCTAGATTTTGAAAGGCAATTAGAGGATTGTATCTCAAGATCGGCACTGTTAAAGTTTTTTAACTATTCAATGCATGGGAAATATTTACTTTC agaaatgaatacaattatgGATATAATTAACATCAGAATTCAAGAACAAACACATTTCAGCATGAGTCAGATAAATGAAATTCAAGATAAATGTAATGTTACTGaagaacaatttgaaaatataacaaatcaaaattCACCAATCACTGCTGCTGATTATTCATTCAGTAGCTTTGATTCCTTGGCTGTGGAACCAAATTTACCTTCGATATCTCGTGTTTCATCTAGGGATGCAGGAACTCAAGGTTCAGTCTTAGGAGGAATAGTTTTAGCAGGATTT atatttaaaacaattggaTGGAGTTCGGTGATAGCAGCTGGTGCTATTTATAGTGGTGTTTGTCTATATGAGTATTTATCCTGGACAACAAAAGCAAAAGAACGATTATTAAAAAAGCAATATATTGAACATGCGACTAGCAAACTTCAATTGAGTGTTGGTATCACATCTGGAAATTATAGTCAACAAGTACAGCAGGAACTTTCTACCACTTTTGCGCAATCGGACCAATTATTTGATGAATTCGCTATTAATCTCAAtggagaaataaaaaatgtggagTCCGAACCCAACATATTAACTAACTTACCTGAAACTGCAATGGTTTTTATAAACGATGAAGTGTATTGGTTGAATGAAGATTTTATTCAGTTTCACAGTTTTTTGATGgacagaatataa